A single genomic interval of Ruminococcus sp. NK3A76 harbors:
- a CDS encoding ABC transporter ATP-binding protein, with protein sequence MRSRHFWRGRHWIIFYRYRGFELKDVSFSFPRGYIMGFVGQNGSGKTTTIRSVLNMTHINSGRISVLGLDSVADAKQIKNRTGVVFDSLYFAGHLNAKQIERQLCGFYDSWDKEGFFKRLKEFSLPDNKQVGDFSKGMKMKFMIAVALSHGAELLILDEPTSGLDPVARDELLEILYDFIQDENRGVLFSTHITADVEKVADYITVMQGGKVWYTGLKDELLEKYVIIKGDINDLPEDKKKDCIGIRSYPAGFDAMLEADKAADLPKSIEFDRITLDDMLVYIARGDKE encoded by the coding sequence ATGCGCTCAAGGCATTTCTGGAGGGGTAGACATTGGATAATATTTTACAGATACAGGGGCTTTGAGCTCAAAGATGTCAGCTTTTCGTTCCCGAGGGGATATATCATGGGCTTTGTCGGGCAAAACGGCTCGGGCAAGACGACGACTATACGTTCGGTACTCAACATGACGCACATAAACAGCGGCAGGATAAGCGTGCTGGGGCTTGACAGCGTTGCAGACGCAAAGCAGATAAAAAACCGCACCGGCGTGGTGTTTGACAGCCTGTATTTTGCAGGGCATCTTAACGCAAAACAGATAGAGCGCCAGCTCTGCGGCTTTTACGACAGCTGGGACAAGGAGGGCTTCTTTAAGCGCCTTAAGGAATTCTCGCTGCCCGACAACAAACAGGTCGGCGACTTCTCAAAGGGCATGAAGATGAAGTTCATGATAGCCGTTGCCCTCTCGCACGGCGCAGAGCTGCTGATACTTGATGAGCCCACCAGCGGTCTTGACCCTGTGGCAAGAGACGAGCTGCTTGAAATACTCTACGATTTCATTCAGGACGAGAACAGGGGCGTGCTCTTTTCAACGCACATCACCGCAGATGTTGAAAAGGTCGCCGATTACATAACCGTCATGCAGGGCGGAAAGGTCTGGTACACAGGGCTCAAGGACGAGCTGCTTGAAAAATACGTCATCATCAAGGGCGACATAAACGACCTGCCCGAGGATAAAAAGAAAGACTGCATAGGCATACGCAGCTACCCGGCAGGCTTTGATGCAATGCTTGAAGCTGACAAGGCGGCGGACTTACCCAAAAGCATAGAATTTGACAGAATAACACTTGACGATATGCTCGTCTACATAGCAAGGGGTGACAAGGAATGA
- a CDS encoding NADH peroxidase has product MAKFVCSVCGYVFEGEAAPEQCPVCKAPASKFNKMDEEAGMTWASEHVVGIASDVPEDIKKDLRSNFEGECSEVGMYLAMARVAYREGYPEVGMYYEKAAFEEADHAARFAELLGEVLTDSTKKNLQMRVDAENGATNGKTDLAKRAKALNLDAIHDTVHEMARDEARHGKAFKGLLDRYFG; this is encoded by the coding sequence ATGGCAAAGTTTGTATGTTCAGTATGCGGTTACGTTTTTGAGGGTGAGGCTGCTCCCGAGCAGTGCCCTGTATGTAAGGCTCCGGCATCGAAATTCAACAAGATGGACGAGGAAGCAGGCATGACATGGGCTTCCGAGCACGTTGTAGGTATAGCGTCTGACGTTCCCGAGGATATAAAGAAGGATCTTCGTTCCAACTTTGAGGGCGAGTGCTCTGAGGTAGGTATGTATCTTGCTATGGCAAGAGTAGCTTACAGAGAGGGCTATCCCGAGGTTGGTATGTACTACGAGAAGGCAGCTTTTGAGGAGGCAGATCACGCTGCAAGATTCGCAGAGCTGTTAGGCGAGGTGCTTACCGACAGCACAAAGAAGAATCTCCAGATGCGTGTTGACGCTGAGAACGGCGCAACAAACGGCAAGACCGATCTTGCTAAGAGAGCAAAGGCTCTCAACCTCGACGCTATCCACGACACAGTTCACGAGATGGCAAGAGACGAAGCAAGACACGGCAAGGCTTTCAAGGGTCTGCTCGACAGATACTTCGGCTGA
- a CDS encoding serine hydrolase — protein sequence MTMRKITMNHKGGAGVIALMLVILILAVGTAVLVVVDNGSIGKSTSMEAVKITTNDSSSKTDDSSDAIDDSAAEPEPEPEPESLLPTLSDDYKEVNAKKIDSKYCVLIDADTNQIIAGTGYDKKIYPASLTKLMTLLVAAENIDDIKGTFKFTNKIIEPLIEQDASRVGFENGEKVTIKDLLYGSILCSGADATTALAITVSGTEKDFATLMNRRAEELGLESTHFMNASGLHDKNHISSCLDMAALMKAVIENKTCKKIISTEKYTTGKTKLHPDGIEIQSFVFKNIYEFGKDPDFEIGGGKTGYTDEAGTLLASYLEYDGKTYIAVTAKALTQAQAVLDTEYLYHNYVVKPAKAAAEDSDKDETAETADENADESSEDEKEAA from the coding sequence ATGACTATGCGAAAGATCACTATGAACCATAAGGGCGGTGCAGGCGTGATAGCGCTCATGCTCGTCATACTTATCCTTGCTGTGGGAACGGCCGTGCTGGTCGTCGTGGACAACGGCAGCATAGGTAAGTCTACAAGTATGGAGGCGGTAAAGATAACCACCAACGATTCCTCCTCCAAGACTGACGACAGCTCAGATGCTATCGACGACTCAGCAGCAGAGCCTGAGCCCGAGCCGGAGCCTGAGAGCCTGCTTCCTACACTCAGCGACGACTACAAGGAAGTAAACGCAAAGAAGATAGACAGTAAATACTGCGTGCTCATAGACGCTGACACAAATCAGATAATCGCCGGCACAGGGTATGATAAGAAGATCTACCCCGCTTCCCTTACAAAGCTGATGACACTTCTCGTGGCTGCTGAGAATATCGACGATATCAAGGGCACATTCAAGTTCACAAACAAGATAATCGAACCGCTCATCGAGCAGGACGCTTCCCGTGTCGGCTTTGAGAACGGCGAGAAGGTCACAATAAAGGATCTGCTTTACGGCTCGATACTGTGCAGCGGCGCAGATGCTACAACAGCACTTGCTATCACCGTTTCAGGCACAGAGAAGGACTTTGCAACTCTCATGAACAGGAGAGCCGAGGAATTAGGCCTTGAATCGACACACTTTATGAACGCAAGCGGTCTTCACGATAAGAACCATATATCCTCCTGCCTTGATATGGCAGCACTTATGAAGGCAGTTATCGAGAACAAGACCTGCAAGAAGATAATTTCCACAGAGAAATACACAACAGGCAAGACAAAGCTGCACCCCGACGGCATAGAGATACAGAGCTTCGTGTTCAAGAATATCTACGAATTCGGCAAAGACCCCGACTTTGAGATCGGCGGCGGCAAGACCGGCTATACAGACGAAGCAGGCACACTTCTTGCTTCCTACCTTGAATATGACGGCAAGACATACATAGCAGTCACAGCGAAGGCTCTCACACAGGCGCAGGCTGTTCTTGACACAGAGTACCTTTACCACAACTACGTTGTAAAGCCTGCAAAGGCAGCAGCAGAGGATAGCGATAAAGACGAGACAGCAGAGACAGCTGACGAGAATGCAGATGAGTCCAGCGAGGACGAAAAGGAAGCTGCATAA
- a CDS encoding heavy metal translocating P-type ATPase — MTRKQKKTLTRIIIALVLLVAVSVVDHFAEPAWYVQLLMYLAPYFVIGYDILIKAFKGILNGQVLDENFLMAVATIGAMALGEYREGSAVMLFYQIGELFQGIAVGRSRKNIAALMDIRPDCAFVETEQGVEEADPDDVEVGSIIVVKPGEKIPIDGVIIEGDTTLNTSALTGESMPVDAIQGDNVQSGSINLTALIRVKTTKPFGESTVSKILELVENSGERKSRSENFITKFARYYTPAVCISALLLGVGVPLVRMLTGSSAMFGEWISRALTFLVISCPCALVISIPLSFFAAIGGAGSEGILIKGGEFIETLSKTKYVVFDKTGTMTRGVFEVVGIHHSSIEEEKLLEIAALAEQNSNHPIAKSIVRACKSLPDSSRLSKVSEFAGEGVCAVIDGREIYVGNDKLMKRAGADYTECHSAGTVIHISSESEYMGHIVVADVLKPTSREAIKQLGEAGISQTVMLTGDGERAAEAAAKELGIDKLYSRLMPADKVDKVEELLAQKPSGAALAFVGDGINDAPVLTRADIGIAMGALGSDAAIEAADVVLMDDDPVKIAKAIRLSRRCMCIVYENIVFAIGVKLICLLLGALGIANMWIAIFADVGVMVLAVLNAVRMLSKNK; from the coding sequence ATGACAAGAAAGCAGAAAAAGACCCTTACCAGGATAATCATAGCGCTCGTGCTGCTCGTGGCGGTGTCGGTCGTTGACCATTTTGCAGAGCCTGCGTGGTATGTGCAGCTTCTGATGTATCTTGCGCCCTATTTTGTGATAGGGTATGACATACTGATAAAGGCGTTCAAGGGTATTTTAAACGGCCAGGTGCTCGATGAGAATTTCCTCATGGCGGTGGCGACTATCGGCGCTATGGCGCTCGGTGAATACCGTGAGGGCTCGGCTGTTATGCTTTTTTACCAGATAGGCGAGCTTTTCCAGGGCATAGCCGTCGGCAGGAGCAGAAAGAACATCGCAGCGCTCATGGATATCCGCCCCGACTGCGCCTTTGTGGAAACTGAGCAAGGCGTGGAGGAGGCTGACCCTGACGATGTAGAGGTCGGCAGCATTATCGTTGTCAAGCCCGGCGAGAAGATACCGATAGACGGTGTTATCATCGAGGGCGACACGACGCTCAACACCTCGGCGCTCACCGGCGAGAGTATGCCTGTTGATGCGATTCAGGGCGACAATGTGCAGAGCGGCAGCATAAACCTCACCGCTCTCATTAGAGTCAAAACGACAAAGCCCTTCGGCGAATCGACTGTGTCGAAGATACTCGAGCTTGTTGAAAACTCGGGTGAGCGCAAGTCAAGGTCGGAAAACTTCATAACCAAGTTTGCAAGATACTATACCCCGGCGGTGTGCATATCGGCGCTTTTGCTGGGTGTCGGCGTGCCGCTTGTGAGAATGCTCACCGGCAGCAGCGCAATGTTTGGCGAGTGGATATCAAGAGCGCTTACCTTCCTTGTTATCAGCTGCCCGTGTGCGCTGGTGATAAGCATACCGCTCAGCTTCTTTGCAGCTATCGGCGGTGCAGGCAGTGAGGGCATACTTATAAAGGGCGGCGAATTCATCGAAACGCTGTCAAAGACAAAATACGTCGTGTTCGACAAGACGGGTACTATGACCAGGGGCGTGTTCGAGGTCGTGGGTATCCACCACAGCAGCATCGAGGAGGAAAAGCTGCTCGAGATAGCCGCACTTGCCGAGCAGAATTCAAACCACCCGATAGCAAAGAGCATCGTGCGTGCCTGCAAGTCGCTGCCTGACAGCAGCAGGCTGTCAAAGGTCTCGGAATTTGCAGGTGAGGGCGTGTGCGCTGTTATCGACGGGCGTGAGATATACGTCGGCAACGACAAGCTGATGAAGCGTGCGGGCGCAGACTACACCGAATGTCACAGCGCAGGCACCGTGATACACATATCCTCTGAAAGCGAATATATGGGGCATATAGTAGTCGCAGATGTGCTCAAACCCACCTCCCGTGAGGCGATAAAGCAGCTCGGTGAAGCAGGCATCTCGCAGACTGTCATGCTCACGGGCGACGGCGAGCGTGCAGCAGAGGCCGCAGCAAAGGAGCTCGGCATTGACAAGCTCTACAGCCGCCTTATGCCGGCAGACAAGGTGGATAAGGTCGAGGAGCTGCTCGCACAGAAGCCATCGGGCGCAGCACTCGCATTCGTGGGCGACGGCATAAACGATGCCCCTGTGCTCACCCGTGCCGATATCGGCATAGCTATGGGCGCTCTCGGCTCTGATGCGGCTATCGAGGCTGCCGATGTCGTGCTCATGGACGATGACCCGGTAAAGATAGCAAAGGCCATTCGCCTTTCAAGACGCTGTATGTGTATAGTTTATGAAAATATAGTGTTCGCTATAGGAGTAAAGCTCATCTGTCTGCTGCTCGGAGCGCTCGGTATAGCCAATATGTGGATAGCGATATTCGCAGATGTGGGAGTAATGGTGCTCGCTGTGCTCAACGCTGTGAGAATGCTCTCCAAAAACAAGTGA
- a CDS encoding CBS domain-containing protein encodes MNMLSLLKPKALLDYAYTDQSVRQVLERLKNHGYTAIPVINKKGEYITTVTEGDILRFMLTNDILDLRELERIPITDIEIKGKNKPVYITSGMDELILLSMEQNFVPVIDDRNVLSGIVTRRDILQYCYNTISEYRQAVELGKIKENE; translated from the coding sequence ATGAATATGCTTTCTCTCCTGAAGCCTAAGGCACTGCTTGATTACGCATATACCGACCAGTCGGTAAGGCAGGTGCTTGAAAGGCTCAAGAATCACGGCTATACAGCTATACCCGTGATAAACAAAAAAGGCGAGTATATAACGACCGTGACAGAGGGCGATATACTCCGCTTTATGCTGACAAATGATATACTCGACCTGCGAGAGCTTGAAAGAATACCTATTACAGATATAGAGATCAAGGGTAAGAACAAGCCGGTGTATATCACATCAGGAATGGACGAGCTGATACTCCTTTCAATGGAGCAGAACTTCGTGCCTGTCATAGATGACCGAAATGTCTTGAGCGGCATCGTGACAAGACGTGATATATTGCAGTATTGCTATAACACTATTTCCGAATACCGACAAGCGGTTGAGCTTGGTAAAATAAAGGAGAATGAATGA
- a CDS encoding GntR family transcriptional regulator, translating to MKIILKNSSDAPIYEQIEEQLRAQILEGVMPEGEQLPSIRALARDLKISVITTTRVYNDLCEEGFIVSVAGKGYFVAGRNNELLRERMLSAMETALETAVESGRSAGLTDDEITDALKAFLEG from the coding sequence ATGAAAATAATACTCAAAAACAGCTCTGATGCCCCTATCTACGAGCAGATAGAGGAGCAGTTAAGGGCGCAGATACTTGAAGGCGTGATGCCGGAGGGCGAGCAGCTGCCGAGCATAAGGGCGCTTGCAAGAGACCTTAAAATAAGCGTTATCACGACAACAAGGGTGTATAACGACCTCTGCGAGGAGGGGTTTATCGTCTCTGTCGCAGGAAAGGGCTATTTCGTTGCAGGGCGCAACAACGAGCTGCTGCGTGAGAGAATGCTCTCGGCTATGGAAACAGCACTTGAAACAGCCGTGGAGAGCGGCCGCAGCGCAGGCTTGACCGATGACGAGATAACAGATGCGCTCAAGGCATTTCTGGAGGGGTAG
- a CDS encoding helix-turn-helix domain-containing protein, protein MSINKELAQREFIQREYGKLHSPYEKELEFYGAVASGDIERVKSLYTPLAVEGYGKLSEDPIRNMKYHLIITIALIARFCIEAGMPTETSYTISDIFINRLDVSETEAELGQIHQEVFLEYAKRMQTVSSGEAYSKHILMCLDLIYDNIYSGVRVSELADRLGLSAQYLSKLFRQEVGVTISEFIMSRRIQAAENMLKYSDYSSIDIGNYLNFSSHSHFISAFRKHTGLTPKQYREEFFRVNWKSNHET, encoded by the coding sequence GTGAGCATCAACAAGGAGCTTGCTCAGAGGGAATTCATACAGCGTGAATACGGCAAGCTGCACTCGCCATACGAGAAGGAGCTTGAATTCTACGGTGCGGTCGCATCAGGTGATATCGAGCGTGTAAAGTCGCTCTATACGCCGCTTGCTGTTGAGGGCTACGGCAAGCTGAGCGAAGACCCGATCAGAAATATGAAATACCACCTGATAATAACCATAGCGCTTATCGCACGCTTCTGTATCGAGGCAGGGATGCCTACAGAGACTTCCTATACGATAAGCGACATATTCATAAACCGCCTTGATGTAAGCGAGACAGAAGCTGAGCTCGGGCAGATACACCAGGAGGTTTTCCTGGAATACGCTAAGAGAATGCAGACTGTAAGCTCGGGCGAGGCGTATTCAAAGCATATACTTATGTGCCTTGACCTTATCTATGATAATATCTATAGCGGCGTGAGGGTGTCTGAGCTTGCTGACAGACTGGGGCTCTCGGCGCAGTATCTGTCGAAGCTGTTCAGACAGGAGGTCGGCGTGACGATCTCCGAATTTATAATGTCACGAAGGATACAGGCGGCGGAGAATATGCTTAAGTATAGCGATTATTCGTCAATTGATATTGGTAATTACCTTAATTTCAGCTCGCATAGCCACTTTATCTCGGCGTTTCGTAAGCATACAGGACTAACACCGAAACAGTATAGAGAGGAATTCTTCCGTGTGAATTGGAAGAGTAACCATGAAACGTAA
- a CDS encoding extracellular solute-binding protein gives MKAFKRVLAGVVAMSSALSIAACGNSSSSDSSSMPEKELKEDQQQIVQRLADSIKEPRKLDNTTIKWFSHWDINPTESEDKEIGVDLALFKTKYDGKIEWMQTTWDNYFDDLAKNVMANSSPDFIGADDMNVFPKCAIKEMIEPIEDYIDYSSELWAPMKTAADKFIFDGKHYVGVVRVDPSYIWIYNKKIIDDIGMDDPAQLWKEGKWNWDTMSEMCIDFTNAEEDKYALDGWYYENALLESTGLPLIDMKDGKIVNNIKAPELAKAENMMYELQKNEVVYPKDQHDWKVRGDVFGTGLASGLTLFYPIGFWGIENAPSSTEPYGNIADDEVMFVPVPCAADSDAQYIPSRIHAFCLAKGCSNPEGVAAWLDCTRYAEIDEAAHQITLDQLAEDYGWTQEMLDMRDEIYKMAEEHPVFEFAQGVSQDISNLTDNIIKGTMNPAGTHTWTELVEENEKALDYYIQKEQESIKK, from the coding sequence ATGAAAGCATTTAAAAGAGTCCTTGCCGGTGTAGTGGCTATGTCCTCAGCACTGAGCATAGCAGCTTGCGGCAACAGCAGCTCAAGCGATTCTTCCTCGATGCCCGAGAAGGAGCTCAAGGAGGATCAGCAGCAGATAGTACAGCGTCTTGCTGACAGCATAAAGGAGCCCAGAAAGCTCGACAACACAACTATCAAGTGGTTCTCTCACTGGGATATCAACCCCACAGAGAGCGAGGATAAGGAGATAGGTGTTGACCTTGCACTCTTCAAGACAAAGTATGACGGTAAGATCGAGTGGATGCAGACCACATGGGACAACTACTTCGATGATCTTGCCAAGAACGTTATGGCTAACTCATCGCCTGACTTTATCGGCGCTGATGATATGAACGTATTCCCTAAGTGCGCTATCAAGGAAATGATCGAGCCTATAGAGGATTACATCGACTACTCCAGTGAGCTCTGGGCACCTATGAAGACAGCTGCTGACAAGTTCATCTTCGACGGCAAGCACTATGTAGGCGTTGTAAGAGTTGACCCCAGCTACATCTGGATCTACAATAAGAAGATAATCGACGATATCGGTATGGACGATCCTGCTCAGCTCTGGAAAGAGGGTAAGTGGAACTGGGATACCATGAGCGAGATGTGCATCGACTTCACAAACGCTGAGGAAGATAAGTACGCTCTCGACGGCTGGTACTATGAGAACGCTCTCCTTGAATCTACAGGCCTCCCGCTCATAGATATGAAGGATGGTAAGATAGTTAACAACATCAAGGCTCCCGAGCTTGCAAAGGCTGAGAACATGATGTATGAGCTTCAGAAGAATGAGGTCGTTTATCCTAAGGATCAGCACGACTGGAAGGTAAGAGGCGATGTATTCGGTACAGGTCTTGCATCCGGCCTTACACTCTTCTATCCTATCGGCTTCTGGGGCATTGAGAACGCTCCTTCGTCAACTGAGCCTTACGGCAACATCGCTGACGACGAGGTAATGTTCGTTCCTGTTCCGTGTGCAGCTGATTCTGATGCACAGTATATTCCTTCAAGAATACACGCATTCTGCCTTGCTAAGGGCTGCTCTAACCCTGAGGGCGTTGCAGCTTGGCTCGACTGCACAAGATATGCAGAGATCGACGAGGCAGCTCATCAGATCACACTTGACCAGCTCGCAGAGGACTACGGCTGGACACAGGAAATGCTCGACATGAGAGACGAGATCTACAAGATGGCTGAGGAGCATCCTGTATTTGAGTTCGCTCAGGGCGTATCACAGGATATCTCCAACCTGACAGATAACATAATCAAGGGCACAATGAACCCGGCCGGTACACACACATGGACAGAGCTCGTTGAAGAAAACGAGAAGGCACTTGATTACTACATCCAGAAGGAGCAGGAATCCATTAAGAAGTAA
- a CDS encoding cation transporter, producing MKKTYAIEVDCANCAHKMEQAAKKTEGVKDASVNFMALKMKVEFDEGADEQAVMKSVLKACRKVEPDCEIEF from the coding sequence ATGAAAAAGACTTATGCTATCGAGGTAGACTGCGCAAACTGTGCACATAAAATGGAGCAGGCAGCCAAGAAGACCGAGGGTGTCAAGGACGCATCGGTAAACTTCATGGCACTTAAGATGAAGGTCGAGTTTGACGAGGGCGCTGATGAGCAGGCAGTTATGAAAAGCGTGCTCAAAGCCTGCCGAAAGGTCGAGCCCGACTGCGAGATAGAATTTTAA
- a CDS encoding formate--tetrahydrofolate ligase: MLSDIEIAQQAKMKRIGEIAAKLGISEEDYEPYGHYKAKLSESLYTKTKDKPDGKLILVTAINPTPAGEGKTTISVGLEESMSKIGKKAILALREPSLGPVFGIKGGAAGGGYAQVVPMEDINLHFTGDMHAITAANNLLCAIADNSMHQGNPLNIDQRRILFKRCLDMNDRALREVIVGLGSKVNGIPREDGFQITVASEIMAILCLSSDLADLKARLERILVAYTYDNKPVYAKDLGCCGAMTALLRDALKPNLVQTLENNPALIHGGPFANIAHGCNSVRATKLALKLADFVITEAGFGSDLGAEKFFDIKCRFAGLKPSCVVLVATIRALKYNGGIPKTELTAENVEALEKGIVNLKTHIENMQKFGVPVVVAINRFASDTDAEIAVVKRVCGEMGVEVSLAEIFAKGGEGGTDLAEKVVSTIENKPSQYKPLYDEKLPVKEKIETLAREIYRADGVVYTAQAEKALKEIEALGRTDVPICVAKTQYSLSDDPAKLGKPEGFKITVRDMRLSSGAGFIVVYTGDIMTMPGLPKVPAAFNIDCDNEGNITGLF, from the coding sequence ATGTTAAGCGATATCGAAATAGCACAGCAGGCAAAAATGAAAAGAATAGGCGAGATAGCTGCCAAGCTCGGCATCTCCGAGGAAGACTATGAGCCCTACGGCCACTATAAGGCAAAGCTCTCCGAGAGCCTTTATACAAAGACCAAGGACAAGCCCGACGGCAAGCTCATACTCGTCACAGCTATAAACCCCACACCTGCCGGTGAGGGCAAGACGACTATCTCGGTAGGTTTAGAGGAAAGTATGTCAAAGATAGGCAAAAAGGCTATCCTTGCTCTGCGTGAGCCCTCGCTGGGTCCTGTGTTCGGCATCAAGGGCGGCGCAGCAGGCGGCGGCTATGCTCAGGTAGTGCCTATGGAGGATATAAACCTTCACTTCACAGGCGATATGCACGCTATAACTGCTGCAAACAACCTGCTCTGCGCTATCGCTGACAACTCGATGCACCAGGGCAACCCCCTGAATATCGACCAGAGACGCATACTCTTCAAGAGATGCCTTGATATGAACGACAGAGCTCTGCGTGAGGTCATCGTAGGCCTCGGCTCCAAGGTAAACGGTATCCCGAGAGAGGACGGCTTCCAGATAACCGTTGCTTCCGAGATAATGGCTATACTCTGCTTATCCTCTGACCTTGCAGACCTTAAGGCAAGACTTGAGCGTATACTTGTAGCCTACACATATGACAACAAGCCCGTCTATGCCAAGGACTTAGGCTGCTGCGGCGCTATGACAGCTCTGCTGCGTGACGCATTAAAGCCTAACCTCGTTCAGACGCTTGAAAATAACCCGGCGCTTATCCACGGCGGCCCGTTTGCAAATATCGCTCACGGCTGCAACTCGGTAAGAGCCACCAAGCTCGCACTTAAGCTCGCAGATTTCGTTATCACAGAGGCAGGCTTCGGCTCTGACCTCGGCGCTGAGAAGTTCTTTGACATCAAGTGCCGCTTTGCAGGGTTAAAGCCCTCATGCGTAGTGCTCGTTGCAACTATCCGTGCGCTCAAATATAACGGCGGCATTCCCAAGACAGAGCTTACAGCCGAGAATGTCGAGGCTCTTGAAAAGGGCATCGTGAACCTTAAGACACACATCGAGAATATGCAGAAATTCGGCGTGCCGGTAGTCGTTGCGATAAACCGCTTCGCTTCCGATACAGATGCTGAGATAGCAGTTGTCAAGAGAGTATGCGGCGAGATGGGCGTAGAGGTCTCTCTCGCTGAGATATTCGCAAAGGGCGGCGAAGGCGGCACAGACTTAGCAGAGAAGGTCGTTTCCACGATAGAGAACAAGCCCTCGCAGTATAAGCCCCTCTATGACGAAAAGCTCCCCGTAAAGGAAAAGATAGAAACTCTTGCAAGAGAGATATACCGTGCTGACGGCGTGGTATACACCGCTCAGGCTGAAAAGGCTCTTAAGGAGATAGAGGCTCTCGGCAGGACAGATGTGCCGATATGCGTTGCAAAGACACAGTATTCGCTCTCTGATGACCCGGCCAAGCTCGGCAAGCCTGAGGGCTTCAAGATAACTGTAAGGGATATGCGCTTATCATCAGGTGCAGGCTTTATAGTTGTGTATACAGGCGATATCATGACGATGCCAGGCCTTCCCAAGGTGCCTGCCGCATTCAATATCGACTGCGACAACGAGGGCAATATCACCGGCCTGTTCTGA
- a CDS encoding Rrf2 family transcriptional regulator, with amino-acid sequence MKISTKGRYALRLMYDMAVNDTGSAMPLKDVAHRQNISVKYLEQIVILLNRAGYVKSVRGAQGGYRLAHEPEFYTVGMILRLTEGSMAPVSCLDDETNQCPRATECPTLFVWEKLNDAVKGVIDTITLRDIIEHNMEKTIDYTI; translated from the coding sequence GTGAAGATATCTACAAAGGGCAGGTATGCCTTAAGGCTTATGTATGATATGGCGGTAAATGACACAGGCAGCGCTATGCCTCTTAAGGATGTGGCGCATAGGCAGAATATCTCGGTCAAGTATCTTGAACAGATAGTCATTTTGCTTAACCGTGCAGGCTATGTAAAGAGCGTGCGTGGTGCGCAGGGCGGCTACAGGCTCGCTCATGAGCCGGAGTTTTACACGGTGGGCATGATACTTCGCCTTACCGAGGGCAGCATGGCTCCTGTTTCCTGCCTTGACGACGAGACGAACCAGTGCCCGAGAGCGACCGAGTGCCCGACGCTTTTTGTGTGGGAAAAGCTCAACGACGCAGTCAAGGGCGTTATCGACACGATAACCCTGCGTGACATAATCGAGCACAACATGGAAAAGACGATAGACTATACGATATGA